In bacterium, the sequence TGTCCACGGACCATCCGCCCGGGCGATCCGCGAGCGTGAGGTGCTGCCGCACCGTGAGGTCGGCGAAGATGCCCCGTCCCTGGGGCACAAGTGCGATTCCAAGCCGGGCCACGCGGTGCGGTGGCGTGCCGGTGATCGGCCGGCCATCGTACGCGATCCGGCCGCCGCGCGGGGGAGTGAACCCCATTACCGTTCGCACAGTCGTTGTCTTTCCCGCGCCGTTGCGGCCGACGAGGCACGTTATGCGGCCGGCCTCCACGTGCAGGGTCACGCCTTGCAGCACGTGGGACTCGCCGTAGTACGTGTGTACCGCCTCGAGATCGAGGAGCGGCGCAGGCGGAATGCCTGACGCGCCTCCGCCCGGGGGTGTCATACGTCGAGGCCCTCCCCGGTCCCGAGATAGACTTCCTGGACCCGCGGATCGGCCCGCACCGTTTCGGGGGTCCCGCAGGCGATCACTTCGCCGAGGTGCAGGACCGTGATCCGGTCCGCGAGCGCGAACACAACGTCCATGTCGTGCTCGATGATGACCACCGTCTGCCCGCGTCCGACGCGGTCCAGCAGAGCCGTCATGCGGGTGGTTTCCGCCGGCGACATTCCCGACGTCGGCTCGTCAAGGAGGAGGACGCGCGGACGTCCGGCCAGCGCAATTGCCACCTCGAGCTGCCGCTGCTCCCCATACGAAAGGATGCGCGCCGGCACCGCGGCGCGATCCGCAAGGTCCATCCGATCGAGCAGCGCTCGAGCGTGCTCCTCAAGGTCCGGCAGCCGGTGGACAGGCGTGAGCAGCCGCCGCGTTGCGGCCGTGTGGGCCTGGACGGCGAGGCGCACGTTCTCCAGCGTGGTCAGGCTGAACAGCAGATTGTTGCGCTGGAACGTGCGCGTGAGGCCTCTCCGGGCGATCTCGTGCGTCTGGAGGCCGGTGACCGGCTGGCCGAGCAGGTTCACGCGGCCGGACGTCGGCGTGAGTTCGCCGCTCACCACGTTGAAGAGCGTTGTCTTGCCGGCGCCGTTGGGACCGATGATCGCGTGGCACTCGCCGGCCGTGACGGACCACGATACGTCGCGAAGGGCTACCAAACCGCCGAACCGGCGCGTCACATGCTCGATCGAGAGGATCGCGTCCACGGGCCCTACGGCGCCGTGCCTTCAGACGATGAGGCCGGCGGGAGGGTCCCGGCCCCCGGATCGGCGATAGGAAGCCAGCGTAGCGACGCGCCGAGCCGCGTCAACAGGCCGGCCAGACCGCTCGGTGCCGCCAGCACGACGAGAATGAACGCGGCGCCGAGGATCAGCGTCCAGCGCTCCGTATACGAACTGGCCAGATTTTGCAGGAGCAGGACCGCGGCGGCTCCGGCGGCGGGCCCGGCGAGCGTGCCGGCACCGCCGAGCAGCACCATCACGAGCACCTGCCCAGAGGTCGTCCAGTACAAGACATCCGGCGAGACGAAGCCGTTGTAATACGCATACAGCGCGCCGCTCAGCGCCGCGGCCGAGCCTGCGATGACGAAGGCGACGAATTTGAGCCGGAAGGTATCGTATCCCATCGCGCGCATCCGGCCTTCATTCTCACGCACGCCGGCGAGCGCCGCGCCGAATGGAGACGCCGTGATCCGCCCCAGCGCGGCGGCCGTCAGCCCCGCGAGCAGCAGGACGAAGTAGTAGAAAGGCACGACGCCGCCGAGGTCGACGCCGGGCACCGCCGGCCGTGGAATGCCAGACAGGCCGTTGGTCCCGCCGGTCACACCGGCCCATTCGTGGGCCACGGCGAAGGCCATCTGCGCGAACGCCAGCGTGAGCATGAGGAAATAGACGCCGGCGGCCCTCAACGCGAACACGCCGATGATCGCGGCGGCGGCCGTGCCGGCAACAATCCCGGCCGGCAGCGTCGCGGCCAGCGCGACGATCCCGTGCGTGCTGAGGAGGGCGACGGTGTAGGCCGCCACGCCGAAGAACGCGGCGTGGCCCAGCGACACGAGCCCCGTGTAGCCGACGAGCAGGTCAAGGCTCATCGCGAAGGTGGCAAAAACGAGAATCTCGGTCACCGTGGTCGCGGCGAATCGCGAGCCCGTCAACGGCAAGAGCACGAGCGCCAGCGCGATCACGGTCCATGCGATTCGCCGGCCGGGCCCGCGGAGGAACGCGGGCGCGCCGTGCGCGCGGGTCATCGCGCCCGTCCTCCAAAGAGGCCGGAGGGTCGTGCGAGCAGGACCGCCGCCATCACGAGGTAGATGACGACGAGCGCGGCCTGGGGCACGAGCACCTTTCCAAACGTCTCGGCCTCGCCGATGAGCAGGGCGCCCCAGAACGCGCCGCTGAAGGTGCCCAGTCCGCCGACGACGACCACGATGAGCGTCACGATGAGCGTCTCGAAATCGACGCCGGGGAATACGCCCAGGATGGGGGCGGCCGCTACGCCGGCCAGTCCGGCCAGCCCGGTGCCGAAGGCAAATACGCCTGTGAACACCGCCGCGATGTCGATCCCGAGCGCCTGGGTCATTTCCCGATTCGCCACGCCGGCCCGAACGATCGCGCCCAGGCGCGATCGGACGAGGCCGAGCCAGAGGCCCAGGCCGAGCGCGGCGCCGGCGCCGATGACGAACAGACGATAGACCGGGAACAGCGTGCCCAGGACGACGACCGACTGATCCAGACCGCGGGGCGCGGGCAGGGATTGAACGTCGGCCCCCCACAGCCAGCGCGTGACGTCGGTGAGGACGAACGCGAAACCAAACGTGAGCAGGATCTGATCGAGACGCGTGCGCCGGTACAGCGGGCGTAGAAAGGGCCACTCGAGCAGGAACCCGGCGCCGGCGGTCAGGAGCGGTGCCAGCGCGAGTGCGAGCCAGAACGAGCCGGTCCACCGCACGATCGAGAGGCCCAGGTACGCGCCGAGCAGGTAGAAGCCGCCGTGGGCGAGGTTCACGACCTCCATGAGTCCGAAAATCAAGGAGAGGCCTGCCGCCAGCAGAAACAGCAGCATGCCGTAGGCGCACCCGTTCAGCGCCTGCAGGAGGTAGAACGTCACGGGGCCGCGTCCTGCGGCCGGACGCGTGCCGCCGCCGGCGTCACGCGGTGCGCCATCGGACCGGGCGGGCCCTTACTTGCCCGGGTCGGCGATCCGGCCGAGGTTGACGAACGCGACGTTCGCGATGTCCCGGCCGACCTGCCGGACCTGCCGGACGTAGACGTTCTGGATCACGTTGTGCGTGTTCGGGTCGAACTCGAACTGGCCCCGCGGGCTCGCGAACCGGACCCCGGCCATCGCCTCGATGAGCCGATCCTTGTCCGCGGTCGTGCCGCCGGTGCGGTTGAGTCCCTCGACGATCACGCGCGCCGCGTCGTAGCCCTGCATCGCGAACACGCTGGCATCGCGCTTGAAGCGCGCCTTGTACGCACGGGTGAAGGCGAGGTTCTCGGGGTTTTGCAGCGTGAGCGCCCAATGGAGC encodes:
- a CDS encoding ABC transporter ATP-binding protein — protein: MTPPGGGASGIPPAPLLDLEAVHTYYGESHVLQGVTLHVEAGRITCLVGRNGAGKTTTVRTVMGFTPPRGGRIAYDGRPITGTPPHRVARLGIALVPQGRGIFADLTVRQHLTLADRPGGWSVDRACARFPILQERGQQPAGLLSGGEQQMLAIARALVMGPRLVILDEPSDGLAPLFVAKVRDILLDMRTEGLGVLLVEQNLALAHAVADRLYVLNKGRVVFEGTPADLDGAPDVRARFLGV
- a CDS encoding ABC transporter ATP-binding protein, producing the protein MDAILSIEHVTRRFGGLVALRDVSWSVTAGECHAIIGPNGAGKTTLFNVVSGELTPTSGRVNLLGQPVTGLQTHEIARRGLTRTFQRNNLLFSLTTLENVRLAVQAHTAATRRLLTPVHRLPDLEEHARALLDRMDLADRAAVPARILSYGEQRQLEVAIALAGRPRVLLLDEPTSGMSPAETTRMTALLDRVGRGQTVVIIEHDMDVVFALADRITVLHLGEVIACGTPETVRADPRVQEVYLGTGEGLDV
- a CDS encoding branched-chain amino acid ABC transporter permease, with amino-acid sequence MTRAHGAPAFLRGPGRRIAWTVIALALVLLPLTGSRFAATTVTEILVFATFAMSLDLLVGYTGLVSLGHAAFFGVAAYTVALLSTHGIVALAATLPAGIVAGTAAAAIIGVFALRAAGVYFLMLTLAFAQMAFAVAHEWAGVTGGTNGLSGIPRPAVPGVDLGGVVPFYYFVLLLAGLTAAALGRITASPFGAALAGVRENEGRMRAMGYDTFRLKFVAFVIAGSAAALSGALYAYYNGFVSPDVLYWTTSGQVLVMVLLGGAGTLAGPAAGAAAVLLLQNLASSYTERWTLILGAAFILVVLAAPSGLAGLLTRLGASLRWLPIADPGAGTLPPASSSEGTAP
- a CDS encoding branched-chain amino acid ABC transporter permease, translating into MTFYLLQALNGCAYGMLLFLLAAGLSLIFGLMEVVNLAHGGFYLLGAYLGLSIVRWTGSFWLALALAPLLTAGAGFLLEWPFLRPLYRRTRLDQILLTFGFAFVLTDVTRWLWGADVQSLPAPRGLDQSVVVLGTLFPVYRLFVIGAGAALGLGLWLGLVRSRLGAIVRAGVANREMTQALGIDIAAVFTGVFAFGTGLAGLAGVAAAPILGVFPGVDFETLIVTLIVVVVGGLGTFSGAFWGALLIGEAETFGKVLVPQAALVVIYLVMAAVLLARPSGLFGGRAR